TTGAAATGAACTCAATGGGATGTTTAGGGCGTGTCTAGttggagaaaatgtttttaagtttttcatttttagttttctagaaaatgaaaaggtttttcatttttaaaaaacccttaaaaattttgaaaacgcgttcaaaataaaagatggagttttcatttttccattttagaaactagaaaacatgttcaaattcacttgttttctaattttaggtttagaaaatagaaaagtgaaaacaaaaactgaaaaaaacagttttctaattttagtgcaaaagttggaaaagagaattttcattttttaggaaaacttttctaaaaaattacaatttgaacgcgtttcctGTTCAtaatgttttcttggaaaatgaaaatggaaaacaagggaattttcttgaactaaacgcaccttttttttttgaacggctttatttttacttttatagaGGCTTATAATTTTAACTTATAACTAACACATTGAAGccttttgttttatgttttagtttaattactttCTGGATTTCCTCATCCTTATGATACATAACCCTTTTTTGATCGGacaaacaaaacatataatatCATGTACATTAACAAAACAATCATcccataaaaaataaacatcGAGAGGGCACCAAATATATATAGGTTGCTATAACATCAAGAGATGCGCTCATGTGGACACATGTTGTGATTGTCCATGAAGCGTGAAGATAAAATTTCAATCTTTGTTGACCTCCCAGCAGTCGACATCTATAAGGTGACCGATGGCACTAACTCTTTCCGCTTACTTATAAGGATTTGTAGAGTACAAAAACGATAGTGGTCGACATGACTACATTGTCCTGCAGGTGGAGGCAAAATAATGGGGGACCTCGATCAATAGTGATTTGTAGTTGTATGTGTGGTCATTTGAATGGGCCTCCTTCATCTAAGTATGCATTGTGATAAAACGTTTATTCTTAGACTATGAGGAGTGTAGACACAGGGAATGCCCCCACCCATTAATTAGTTGACAAGTGGCTTTTTGATGAAAGGGAATTGGAACGGGCAAAACAGTTTTATAATCGGGTTCAAGGGCGTTTCACGGACGTTCCGGTACACTTTTGAACATGGAAATGTCTGATAAGAGGCTACTCCGCTTAATCTTATGTTATATCACACAAGCAACATAAAATGTCAAACTAAACAAACACTCATTTacactttacacttttagcattCATACAGTACTAATATAACATGCACACTCTACAACCCACAAATACACATACCAACGTAGAGATGGACCAAGGAATTGCAactttaacttattttttttagtatgaaaataaataaaaaaatatttataaaacgaAATCATGGAAATTCACTCTATCAACCCAACAAACAAACCGGTACGTACATcatcaagaaagaaaaagaaacgaaacaaaaaacaagtcACTATATATAGACAGTCGACCATTGATGAATAATCATAAATCGGTTCACTCGACACTTCCATCTTTTGCTTCTCTTTATTTATCGCTGCCAAAAATAAGGAAAAGAAATTATTAATAACCTAAACAATTTTGAAAGTATTTAACCGATCATCTAATTAATGCCTAGCATATTTACGTGTGTTTCTTCTTCTTTGCCGATTTTATCTTTTGTTCCTCTGCCATTTTTTGAAACAAGCTTCCATCGTAAACAGATCTAATAGTTTCTTTCTTCAATAGTCCATCTTTGTCCTTGGCAAGGTAATACAATATCTTCCATTCGGAAAGGCCTCCGATCCTACACAATGAATTGtgtcaacccatttacataccATATTTGTTAAATAATCTTTGTGAATGATAATGATCTATAAATAGATTTGTGTGTTGTTACCATCCTCCGTAGTCCTTGGGCTCGCGGTTTCCTTTGACAAattcatcaagttcttctgatgTCAAGCCATCTTTATTTGTCCTTGCATGCTTGCGGAATATCTCCTCAAACTTGGCAGTAACAAACCTTATACGCAAAACaaagttgaaaatttgatgGGCCGATTCAAGCATAAATAACTAAACAAAAATCACTGATTAATTACTGTTAATATTTCGctcacatttatttatttttttttttttttttgaaaggtgtgaaTTACTCGCGAATGTCTCCTATCACCAAGAGATCTGGATCAGGCCCACAATAGGTGGAATTTAAAGACCTATGACTACCCTCAAAAATGCCTAGGTAGGACTTGAACCTGAAACCTCTTGTGACGACAGACCTCCTTTAATTTCCACTAGCTTATTTGGTGAATGATGATGGTTTGTCACTTATGGGATGAGGGAAGAAACTTTTTCTTCTATATACTTATTTAGTCATTACAGTTCTCATGTATTATTCGTTTGAATCAATATGATACTTCTTTGTCTTTAGTCTTTACCCAATATTGTACGTGTCCATTCAAACAATGAAAGGCATACACGATGTATACCGTTTGATAGTTAACTTCTTTTTAGCGGAAGAGAATGAAAAGCAGTACGTACCTTCCATGAGAATCGTAGACCCCAGAGTCACTGCCATGTTTCGCcatatttatgttttgtatttcGATTGGGAAAAGTAGGTTAGGCAACTTCTTCCCCTGTTCCACCAGACACATTGATGTTGTTAATTAGTTGCTTATACTTTTAATCTTGCTCTTACTTAACGTATGAGTATCAAACCATAAAGTCATgcattaaaagatataaaagatGTTAGCTTTCTATAGTGAAAGGGAATATACCTACTCTTTGATTAACcaaatatgatattataatcCATTTGTTGTTTTAGCTTTTTAAGACCACTTAATCTCAAATCATAAATATTGACATTTGGCATGGCACAAAGTTTATTTGACAATTATATATAACCAAAaatgaattataattataattatcataaaaagaaaaagttaagaAAGCTTAAAGTTCTCATTATAAAGATGTGTTAAAAAGTTGCAGCTTATATAAAGTAATACCCCTGTAGTAAAGAAAATTTCATAACAAGAAACAAACCCCCCTAAATCTTGGAATCATATCTATGAGGTGTTTGAGAATTGAGAAAGCTTCCTAAAACATTTAGGGTGCGTTTGGTTGCAAAAAACACCtcttattttccatttttattttccatgAAACGCGTtttaatcatagttttctaagaaTACTTTCTAAGAAAACTCAAAACAATGTTTTTCCACTTTTATATGgaaaacatctttttcttgtttttcattttcattttccattccCCTCACATAACATGTTTTTCCAGTTTTTTAATTAGAAcgtgttttaaaattttttatttgttttctagaaaataaaatccatttttattttctaaataattagaaatgaaaaatttGAGAAAACATTTTCTGCAACTAAACGCAAATACGCAACAACAAATAACCAACTGTAGCAAAAATGCAACGCAGGAGACAACGTCATGACTTGCAATAATCAGATTAACACTTGTTTAAATGATTTAGGATCGTCTTAAGTTGTAATCTCTCGTGTTGATTACGTTGAATGACTGAAAATGCTACAAACATGTTAACCGGGGTCTACTGTCATCTAAAATAAGGGGTCCACTATTCTTTCCTTCACATAAATTCTTATCTTGACTCTTGAGACTACTTTGAGAGGATCACATTCTGGTTTTTGAGTGTTTAACAATGTAATGTGTTCCAAATCAGATAAGCAATCTAGGCATATTAAGCAACCTCCAAACTTAATCATCAAGCACAAGCGATTCATATTTTCGTA
The sequence above is drawn from the Erigeron canadensis isolate Cc75 chromosome 4, C_canadensis_v1, whole genome shotgun sequence genome and encodes:
- the LOC122595913 gene encoding probable peroxygenase 4, coding for MASEKTDIQATIDSEENVLRKHVEFFDRNNDGVIYPWETFQGFRAIGSGIVLSSVAALFINMGLSGKTRPGKKLPNLLFPIEIQNINMAKHGSDSGVYDSHGRFVTAKFEEIFRKHARTNKDGLTSEELDEFVKGNREPKDYGGWIGGLSEWKILYYLAKDKDGLLKKETIRSVYDGSLFQKMAEEQKIKSAKKKKHTDK